One segment of Papaver somniferum cultivar HN1 unplaced genomic scaffold, ASM357369v1 unplaced-scaffold_137, whole genome shotgun sequence DNA contains the following:
- the LOC113334653 gene encoding uncharacterized protein LOC113334653, with protein MEVPEINMVTPVEESPSIDLINNFSEDRYDVWKLSLIGRLDFLRIKFVDVVTSLKNQWKLTGKCKMIPLGKGFFTIKLENMEDRNTIKAGKWEVLDQVLRIRNLMPNFRPENQRTSLAMVWVHYPGLSLEYWDEKTLFTISSAIGTPVKVDEVILNYENGLYARVLVEIDLEKKIPHKLWIKTKYRGFMQSVLLTKLPKFCPNCQIIGHTQPECIAKKNSNQEATENQKAGRMPTSNFNVTPIKIMEKFDICETHQ; from the coding sequence ATGGAAGTCCCAGAAATAAATATGGTTACTCCTGTTGAAGAAAGTCCATCGATCGATTTGATCAATAATTTCTCAGAAGATAGATATGATGTATGGAAGCTTTCTCTAATTGGTAGGCTTGATTTTTTGAGAATCAAGTTTGTTGATGTTGTTACGAGTTTGAAAAATCAATGGAAATTAACTGGTAAATGTAAAATGATTCCTCTGGGAAAGGGGTTTTTCACAATCAAATTGGAGAATATGGAAGATAGAAATACAATCAAAGCTGGTAAATGGGAAGTCCTTGATCAAGTTTTAAGGATTCGAAATTTGATGCCTAATTTTAGACcagagaatcaaagaacatccttaGCTATGGTTTGGGTTCATTATCCTGGTCTCAGTCTGGAATATTGGGATGAAAAAACTCTTTTCACCATTAGCAGTGCAATTGGAACACCAGTAAAAGTTGATGAAGTCATTCTGAACTATGAGAATGGTCTATATGCAAGAGTTCTGGTGGAAATTGATTTAGAAAAAAAGATTCCTCATAAACTTTGGATTAAGACCAAATATAGAGGCTTTATGCAGAGTGTTCTACTTACAAAGCTTCCTAAATTTTGTCCAAATTGTCAAATTATTGGTCATACTCAGCCAGAGTGCATAGCAAAGAAGAATTCAAATCAAGAAGCAACAGAGAATCAGAAAGCAGGTCGTATGCCTACATCAAATTTTAATGTGACACCAATCAAAATTATGGAGAAATTTGATATATGTGAAACACACCAGTGA
- the LOC113334654 gene encoding uncharacterized protein LOC113334654 has protein sequence MEEVLSKKLTQLVNEGKISPTVIRKGIRPTHLFFPDDVFMFCNGGKKTLQKLLQLLDEYQKCSGQIINNNKSKLFIDGTNDSRKSLIQDIIQMERSDFPDKYLGVILSADRVKTSIVWPMVEMLQSKLAAWKGIILYFQERLVLIKWPSYPKTCSNKHGIFDEDDVENHALEDWAAFFKAKYMDKNGQWSNAWKLSTAWTLESGNGEDISVWHEVWIRDTPLVDKMGSSQFFLNNKMMKLADILNEGTWSIPSEIQVILMNQKLPEIYRDEDEVIWNGDIKGTPTMPDATNKLRHKEPKKHWSRYVWNNFLHPSISSNIWKLVQGSYIDDAIMVSNGYELASRCCVCEKEQDSMNHLLWECSVSVEIWEYGFAVFNFKAPESFEEVWRCAKNKSPLIQEIWIIASCAILKQKKWFQKNRKYFEEIKPNAQGATGFGVVIMDEYYQVIGTLCGGLGIATNYIAVNYAVLCAAELAMEWGLS, from the exons ATGGAAGAAGTACTAAGTAAGAAGCTTACTCAGTTGGTGAATGAAGGAAAGATATCTCCAACGGTCATCAGGAAGGGGATAAGGCCAACTCATCTATTTTTTCCGGATGATGTTTTCATGTTTTGCAATGGAGGGAAAAAAACTCTACAAAAACTTCTGCAGCTATTAGATGAATATCAAAAATGCTCTGGACAGATAATTAACAATAATAAGAGTAAACTATTTATTGATGGTACAAATGATTCAAGGAAatctttgattcaagatataattCAAATGGAGAGAAGTGATTTTCCTGACAAATATCTGGGTGTCATATTATCAGCTGACAGAGTTAAAACCTCAATAGTTTGGCCAATGGTCGAAATGTTACAAAGTAAGCTTGCAGCTTGGAAGGGGATAATATTGTATTTTCAAGAAAGATTAGTGCTTATAAA GTGGCCTAGCTATCCCAAGACTTGCAGTAATAAACATGGCatttttgatgaagatgatgtggaaaaTCATGCACTCGAAGATTGGGCAGCTTTCTTCAAGGCAAAGTACATGGATAAAAATGGCCAATGGAGTAATGCATGGAAATTATCTACTGCGTGGACATTGGAAAGTGGAAATGGTGAAGACATATCAGTATGGCATgaagtttggataagggacactccTCTAGTGGATAAAATGGGATCTTCTCAGTTCTTCCTAAATAACAAAATGATGAAGCTAGCTGATATTTTAAATGAAGGTACATGGTCTATACCAAGTGAAATTCAAGTAATATTAATGAATCAAAAACTTCCTGAAATATATAGAGATGAAGATGAAGTAATCTGGAATGGAGATATTAAAGGCACACCTACTATGCCAGATGCAACGAATAAGCTCAGACATAAAGAACCTAAGAAGCATTGGTCAAGGTATGTATGGAATAACTTTTTACATCCAAGTATTTCAAGTAACATTTGGAAGTTGGTGCAAGGATCATATATTGATGATGCTATTATGGTAAGTAACGGATATGAACTAGCATCTAGATGCTGTGTGTGTGAGAAAGAACAAGATAGTATGAACCATCTACTGTGGGAATGTTCTGTCAGTGTGGAGATATGGGAATATGGATTTGCTGTATTCAATTTCAAGGCTCCTGAATCCTTTGAAGAAGTTTGGAGATGTGCTAAAAACAAGAGTCCTCTTATACAAGAAATCTGGATTATTGCCTCTTGTGCTAttctcaaacaaaaaaaatggttcCAGAAAAATAGAAAATACTTTGAAGAAATCAAACCAAATGCTCAGG GAGCAACTGGTTTTGGAGTGGTTATCATGGATGAATATTATCAAGTGATAGGTACTCTATGTGGAGGccttggaattgcaacaaattACATTGCAGTAAACTATGCAGTGTTATGTGCAGCTGAATTGGCAATGGAATGGGGATTATCatga